The genomic segment GTGCTATTATTATGTTTCCAAAGTACTTCTAGTACTTCCCATTCTGCATCAGATATTTTGTCAACAAAAGTCATGTTAATTCCTCCTCGATTACAAATGTAGTTGATAATTATAGTTTACACTTGTAGTCGAAGTGAGTCAATAGAAATTTTTGGTTGATATTTTGTGAAAAAAGTTATAAGATAGGAAAAATATATTTTTTGAGGGGGAGTTTTATGGGGATAAAACGAAATATATCAATTTATTATTGGTATTCAACATTTACGAATTTATTGATACTAGGACCAGTACTAACATTATTTTTGCTAGGAAGGGGACTTAACTTCACGCAGATAATGGCATTACAATCCATAGCCGCAATAACAATTACTATAATGGAAGTTCCAACAGGAGCTGTAGGTGATTTGCTTGGAAGAAAATATAGTGTAATGCTCGGATCACTCTGCATGTTTGTGAGCACTATTTTTTATGCATTTGGGCACAATTTTTTTTGGTTTGCACTTGCAGAAATTACATTTTCAATAGGAGTGTGTTTTAAATCAGGATCAGATACGGCACTTCTATATGATACTTTAAAGAAATTAGATAGGGAGAGTGATTTTAAGAAAATACAGGGAAAAGGACATGCTCTTTCACTCATAGCGCAAATACCAGGTTCTATTTTAGCTGGTTATGCTTTTGAGATAAATGAAGCACTTCCAATGATCATATCTGGTGGATTTATGCTTATAGCCTTATTTATAGAGTTATTTTTTGAAGAAATTGAAGTTTATGAATTTGAGGAGAAACCTAGCTACTTCGGGCAGATTGCCTCTAGTGTTAAATACACTGCAAATCACGGTAAAGTTAAAGCACTTATTGTATATTCTATGTTCTTTTGCATATTTTACCGTGCTGGATTTTGGTTTTTTCAGCCATATCTAAAGGCAATTGACATACCAGTAGTTCATTTCGGATATATATTTGCATTATTTAACCTAGTAGCTGCGCTCACATCAAAGTATAGCGGAGAAATAATATCTAAGACAAAGGGTAAAACTTTATTGTTAGTTGTGAGTTTGATATTAGTATCGTTTGCATTATTAGGGTTTACAAATACATTTGTTGGTGTGATTTTCATATTACCACAGCAGATGGCTAGAGGACTTTACAAGCCAGTTATAATGAAAAGTTTAAATAAAAATATACCATCAAATAAGAGGGCTACTATTATTTCTCTACACAGTTTGCTTTCTAATCTTGCAATGGCTATTACACTTCCTCTTATTGGTATGTTGATGGATAGTAGAGATATATTTAGTGTTCATATAATTATGACTGAACTAATGTTTGTAGGAATTTTACCATTATCTATTTATTTAAGGTACCGATTGTCGAAAAAAGTGGTACAATAAAGAAAAAAGGTTAGGGGAGATTTAATGCAATTTAAGGTTTTAACAAGTTATGATAAGGATATGATTCACACATTAGAAAAGTGGTATAACGATCCTGACATATTGCCGTATTTGCATCCAAATTTTACAGGAGAGGATTTAGATCCTATAACACCAGCTGAGATTAGGATGATGGTTAGAACTAAGCCAAATAGAAAACGATATGGTATATATGACGAAAAGAGATGGATTGGTGAAGTAAGCATATTAGAAGGTTTTGACAATTTAGTAGCAACAGAACCTAGGACAGCTTGGATAGGACTTTGCGTTGGAGAAAAAGATTATTGGCGTACTGGAGTTGGACGTCAGGCCATGCTTTTTTTGGAGCAAGAGGCGAAGCAACTTGGATTTAAGAGAATAGAACTTGGAGTTTTTGAGCACAATACAAAAGCAAGAAAACTATATGAGAATCTTGGCTATAAGGAGATTTCAACATTGGCTAAATTCACTTATTACAATGGAAATTGGTATGATGATATTAGAATGGAGAAATACATTTAGGTAAGGGAGACGTCATATGGATATTAAATCTATTAAGAGAGATCCTTTAATAATTAAATTTTGTTTTTATGGTTTTTTCAAAAATCTTAAATTTTTTGAACCATACTTGGTTTACTATTTTATGACACTAAATTTGTCGTTATTTCAAATTGGTTGGCTCTATGCGATCAGAGAGGCGATGACATATATATTTGAGATTCCATCTGGAGTATTTGCTGACAGTTATGGTAAGAAAACAGAGCTAAAGATATGTTTTGTATTTTATATGTTGTCGTTTGTGTGTTTTTCTATGGGGACTAAATTTATAGTACTTGCAATAGGTATGGTGTTATTTGGATTAGGTGAAGCATTTAGGTCAGGAACACATAAGGCCATAATAATGAGCTATCTAGATGAACAAAATTGGACAAAGTACAAGACATTTGTATATGGTAGAACTCGATCATTTTCGCTTTTAGGATCGGCTATATCGGCTATAGTTAGTATTTTCATGATTTTATACGTACCGTTGAATCAATTGTTTTTCATATGCATTATTCCTTATGCTATAGATTTTGCTCTCATCGCTAGTTATCCTGAAAGATTTAATGAAAGACATGTTCATGTTTTTTCTGTAAAAGATTTTGTTAAAGAGATGAGAGATCAAATAAAAGAGATAAAAGGCAAATCGGATTTGAAGCGAATAATAGCATCATCAGCTATATTTGATGGAATTTTTAAGCTACTAAAAGACTATATTCAGCCTATGATGAAAACATTGATAGTAGCGGGTGCAATAAGTAGCTTAGATCGTTTAGATGCTGATATGCAGGTTAAATTTGCACTTGGAATTGTTTATGGTGTAACGTATTTGTTGTCAGCTGTTGCATCTAGGAATGTGTATAGAATTACAGAAAAATATTCTTCTATAGGACTTATGAATTCACTATTTAATTTATTTGGAATTTGTATAATAGCTATGGGAGCAGGTTTGAAAGATGGCAAGTTCATATGGGTTATAATACTATATTTATTGACGTATATATTTCAAAATGCAAGAAGACCAGCATTTGTTGATGTTATAGGAGATCATTTAGAAAAGAGACAAAGGGCTACTGTACTTTCTGTAGAGAGTCAGATGAAGGCACTAGTGATGATTATAATGGCACCAATACTTGGATTTGTAGCAGATATATATGGATTAGTTTTTTTATTTATAGGACTTGGAGTGTTGTTACTTGTTCTAAACAGAATGATAAATCTCGGTAGTGTATATAAGAACAATGAATAAATCTACGGTAATTTGCTAAAAAGATTAAAATAAAATTTAAAATTTTTACTGTTAATAGTTTTTTAATAATTACAATGTATAATTAGATTACGATGGTAAACGTGAAAGTCCCTCAGGGTTTTATTTATTTCATACCTTGTGGGACTTCTTGCATTTACGTTATAATGTGAAGGAAGCAAATTAAATTATTATTGAAGTAGTAGCCTGTCTAATAGACAGAATAGAATGGAGTGGATCAATTATGATGATGTGTTCTGAATGTAAAAAGAACTTAGCCGTTATTTTTACTAATAAAGTGGAAAATGGAAAGACA from the Tissierellales bacterium genome contains:
- a CDS encoding MFS transporter — encoded protein: MDIKSIKRDPLIIKFCFYGFFKNLKFFEPYLVYYFMTLNLSLFQIGWLYAIREAMTYIFEIPSGVFADSYGKKTELKICFVFYMLSFVCFSMGTKFIVLAIGMVLFGLGEAFRSGTHKAIIMSYLDEQNWTKYKTFVYGRTRSFSLLGSAISAIVSIFMILYVPLNQLFFICIIPYAIDFALIASYPERFNERHVHVFSVKDFVKEMRDQIKEIKGKSDLKRIIASSAIFDGIFKLLKDYIQPMMKTLIVAGAISSLDRLDADMQVKFALGIVYGVTYLLSAVASRNVYRITEKYSSIGLMNSLFNLFGICIIAMGAGLKDGKFIWVIILYLLTYIFQNARRPAFVDVIGDHLEKRQRATVLSVESQMKALVMIIMAPILGFVADIYGLVFLFIGLGVLLLVLNRMINLGSVYKNNE
- a CDS encoding GNAT family N-acetyltransferase: MQFKVLTSYDKDMIHTLEKWYNDPDILPYLHPNFTGEDLDPITPAEIRMMVRTKPNRKRYGIYDEKRWIGEVSILEGFDNLVATEPRTAWIGLCVGEKDYWRTGVGRQAMLFLEQEAKQLGFKRIELGVFEHNTKARKLYENLGYKEISTLAKFTYYNGNWYDDIRMEKYI
- a CDS encoding MFS transporter; translation: MGIKRNISIYYWYSTFTNLLILGPVLTLFLLGRGLNFTQIMALQSIAAITITIMEVPTGAVGDLLGRKYSVMLGSLCMFVSTIFYAFGHNFFWFALAEITFSIGVCFKSGSDTALLYDTLKKLDRESDFKKIQGKGHALSLIAQIPGSILAGYAFEINEALPMIISGGFMLIALFIELFFEEIEVYEFEEKPSYFGQIASSVKYTANHGKVKALIVYSMFFCIFYRAGFWFFQPYLKAIDIPVVHFGYIFALFNLVAALTSKYSGEIISKTKGKTLLLVVSLILVSFALLGFTNTFVGVIFILPQQMARGLYKPVIMKSLNKNIPSNKRATIISLHSLLSNLAMAITLPLIGMLMDSRDIFSVHIIMTELMFVGILPLSIYLRYRLSKKVVQ